Proteins from a single region of Juglans microcarpa x Juglans regia isolate MS1-56 chromosome 5S, Jm3101_v1.0, whole genome shotgun sequence:
- the LOC121268561 gene encoding trihelix transcription factor PTL-like: MEMEDQYGMPDLRQLMNGRSSSHFPSIPQPPELFSSHHRNLSPSHHYNMMMVGREVGADVLSRGLPEFRSDSAPSVAATTPTNAVATSASTPSFSGFEAETAGCLGGDGGTGRWPRQETLTLLEIRSRLDPKFKEANQKGPLWDEISRIMSEEHGYPRSGKKCREKFENLYKYYKKTKEGKAGRQDGKHYRFFRQLEALYGETSNTTPVPETHFAGHSLRFHNTSQNTTPANQEAFHSQKHCDHSLSLSNSCEYDTSSSNDNDLSTTVLRENDSAEKRRKRKGGRSWKAKIKGFIDSQMRKLMEKQEAWLEKLMRTLEQKEQERQLREEEWRKQEAERIDREHTFLAKERAWIEARDAALMDALQKITGSEVKASSSEGLMAAEIQNHSENQNEDGSEILNNGGKGESWPESEVSRLIQLRNAIELRIGPSGCSEEVLWEEIAGKMACLGYERNALMYKEKWESINSYPRKTKAGHKKRKENSRGCAYFQNNGSSLYNQGGAFCEISEQEPETVRLQGNDGSSPSNSNAGNSVHESCFPFLFGDGENLWDNYGLKVNKGDHNQ; encoded by the exons ATGGAAATGGAGGATCAGTACGGCATGCCTGATCTGAGGCAACTTATGAACGGCAGGTCGTCGTCCCATTTCCCGTCCATCCCTCAGCCCCCAGAGCTGTTCTCTAGCCACCATCGAAACCTCTCACCCAGCCACCACTACAATATGATGATGGTGGGTCGTGAAGTAGGGGCCGATGTGTTGTCCCGTGGCCTCCCCGAGTTTCGCTCTGATTCTGCTCCAAGTGTCGCTGCCACTACTCCCACCAATGCTGTCGCCACTTCTGCGTCCACTCCTTCGTTCAGTGGGTTTGAGGCCGAGACTGCAGGGTGCTTAGGAGGTGATGGCGGCACTGGAAGATGGCCCAGACAAGAGACTCTCACTCTTCTTGAGATCAGATCTCGACTGGATCCCAAGTTCAAAGAGGCAAATCAAAAGGGCCCTTTGTGGGACGAAATTTCAAg GATCATGTCTGAGGAACATGGTTACCCAAGAAGCGGGAAGAAATGTAGGGAGAAGTTTGAGAACTTgtacaaatattacaaaaagaCAAAGGAAGGCAAGGCTGGAAGACAAGACGGTAAGCACTACAGGTTCTTTCGCCAACTCGAAGCTCTCTATGGAGAAACCAGCAACACCACCCCAGTCCCAGAAACCCATTTTGCTGGACATAGTCTTCGATTTCATAACACAAGCCAAAACACAACTCCAGCAAATCAAGAGGCTTTTCATTCTCAAAAGCATTGTGATCATAGTCTTAGCCTCTCTAATTCCTGTGAGTACGATACCTCTTCCTCCAATGACAATGATCTCAGCACCACGGTGCTGAGGGAGAACGATTCGGCGGAGAAGCGGAGGAAGAGGAAAGGTGGAAGGAGCTGGAAGGCTAAGATAAAGGGCTTCATTGACTCGCAGATGAGGAAGTTGATGGAGAAACAAGAGGCATGGTTAGAGAAGCTGATGAGAACTCTTGAACAGAAGGAACAGGAGAGGCAGTTaagagaggaagagtggaggaaaCAAGAGGCAGAAAGGATAGATAGGGAGCACACGTTTTTGGCTAAAGAACGGGCTTGGATTGAAGCTAGGGATGCCGCTTTAATGGATGCCTTGCAGAAAATTACAGGAAGCGAAGTAAAGGCTTCATCGTCTGAGGGTCTAATGGCCGCTGAAATCCAAAACCACAGTGAAAACCAGAATGAGGATGGAAGTGAAATACTAAATAATGGTGGGAAAGGTGAAAGCTGGCCGGAATCTGAGGTTTCGAGGCTGATACAATTGAGAAATGCCATTGAGTTAAGAATTGGGCCAAGTGGGTGTTCAGAAGAGGTTCTGTGGGAGGAAATCGCAGGAAAGATGGCTTGCTTAGGATATGAAAGGAATGCTTTAATGTACAAAGAGAAATGGGAGAGCATCAATAGTTATCCGAGAAAAACCAAGGCAGGTCACAAGAAGCGCAAGGAGAATTCACGAGGCTGTGCTTACTTTCAGAACAATGGATCGTCCTTATACAATCAAGGAGGAGCCTTCTGCGAAATCAGCGAACAAGAGCCAGAGACGGTGAGACTACAAGGGAATGATGGTTCTTCCCCTTCCAATTCCAATGCCGGAAATTCTGTGCACGAGAGCTGCTTTCCTTTCTTGTTCGGCGATGGGGAGAACTTGTGGGACAACTATGGTTTAAAGGTCAACAAAGGCGATCACAACCAGTAA
- the LOC121268560 gene encoding fructose-bisphosphate aldolase 6, cytosolic — protein MSAFKSKYQDELIANAAYIGTPGKGILAADESTGTIGKRLSSINVENNEDNRRALRELLFCTPGALQYLSGVILFEETLYQKTASGKPFVEVLKEGGVLPGIKVDKGTVELPGTNGETTTQGLDGLAQRCQKYYEAGARFAKWRAVLNIGLTEPSQLAINENANGLARYAIICQENGLVPIVEPEILVDGPHDIEKCADVTERVLAAVYKALNDHHVLLEGTLLKPNMVTPGSEAPKVAPEVIAEYTIRALQRTVPPAVPAIVFLSGGQSEEEATLNLNAMNKLKGKKPWSLSFSFGRALQQSTLKTWAGKPENVKKAQAAFLARAKANSEATLGIYKGDAKLSEGASESLHVKDYKY, from the exons ATGTCGGCTTTCAAGAGCAAATACCAGG ATGAGCTTATTGCTAATGCTGCATACATTGGCACCCCTGGAAAGGGTATCCTTGCTGCTGACGAGTCAACTGGCACAATTGGCAAGCGTCTTTCTAGCATCAATGTTGAGAATAATGAGGACAACAGGCGTGCCCTCCGTGAGCTTCTGTTCTGCACTCCTGGTGCCCTCCAATACCTCAGTGGAGTAATTCTCTTTGAGGAGACGCTCTATCAGAAGACAGCTTCAG GTAAGCCCTTTGTTGAGGTTTTGAAGGAAGGCGGTGTTCTCCCTGGCATCAAGGTCGACAAGGGCACTGTTGAGCTTCCAGGCACCAATGGGGAGACCACCACCCAGGGTCTTGATGGCCTTGCACAGCGTTGCCAGAAGTACTACGAAGCTGGTGCTCGATTTGCCAAATGGCGTGCTGTGCTCAATATTGGACTGACCGAGCCATCTCAGCTGGCCATCAACGAAAATGCCAATGGATTGGCCCGTTATGCTATCATCTGCCAGGAGAATGGTCTTGTCCCCATTGTTGAGCCTGAGATCCTTGTTGATGGACCCCACGATATTGAAAAGTGTGCTGACGTGACTGAACGTGTTCTTGCTGCGGTCTATAAAGCTCTAAACGACCACCATGTCCTGCTTGAGGGAACTTTGTTGAAGCCTAACATGGTGACCCCTGGATCTGAGGCGCCAAAGGTTGCACCAGAGGTGATTGCTGAGTACACCATTAGGGCACTACAGCGAACTGTGCCTCCTGCAGTTCCTGCAATTGTGTTCTTGTCTGGTGGACAGAGTGAGGAGGAGGCGACACTCAACCTCAATGCCATGAACAAACTCAAGGGAAAGAAGCCATGGTCTCTTTCCTTCTCCTTTGGGCGGGCCCTTCAGCAGAGCACTCTCAAGACATGGGCAGGAAAGCCAGAAAATGTTAAGAAGGCGCAGGCTGCATTTCTTGCTAGGGCCAAGGCAAACTCAGAGGCAACTCTGGGAATTTACAAGGGTGATGCAAAACTCAGTGAGGGTGCCTCCGAGAGTCTCCATGTCAAGGACTACAAGTACTGA